The window GGGCCTCATTTAGTAACATAACAGCATTCATTCACAAACAaactgtatattattattttatatcatgAACAAACAAAGCAGGTATTTTGATGAAAGAAAGAATCATTCATTCTGAAGCACATTTATCTGTAGTTGAAAAGTAAGTGGAAATGagataaaaacgtgactttttttcTTTTAAGAGAAATCGAGTTTAAGCAGCTCCTTTAAGCTTCTTTGTGATGGCGGCAATGTATTTTCCCTGATGGAAAGCTTGCTCCAACTCGAGCTCGGTTGGCTGTCTGGAGCCATCCCCTGCATAAGTTCCAGCACCGTATGGACTTCCACCTTTCACATTCTCCATCTCAAACATTCCAGCGCCAAACGTGTATCCAATCGGAACAAATATCATTCCATGGTGAACCAGCTGAGTAATGGCAGTCAATCTGTAACATTTATAATGGGGCAAGTTACTTTATTTTCTTGGTTTAAGAAAATTGATAGAAAATTGATAGACACAACCATATAAAGGACTTACGCGGTAGTTTCTTGGCCACCACCTTGAGAACCAGTGCTGTAGAAGATCCCGGCAGGCTTTCCGGCAAGCTGTTGGGTTCTCCATAGACCACCAGTTGCATCAAAGAATGCCTTGAATTGAGCAGCCATCATTCCAAATCTTGTAGGGAATCCAAACACAAAACCATCAGCCTCGGGTAGTTCGTCTGGTTTGATGATTGCCACGTCACTCTTTGGTGGTGCACTCATCTTCCCAAGGACTTCTTCAGTCAGTGTCTCAGGTACCTGTTCGTTCCATAAACTCATTATATGGAGTAATTCAGAACATGCATCCAAATTTGCATACTATAGTTTAATTTCTGCCCCTTCTAGAATATATAACTTTTAAGTGCCTTTCACTACGCAAAACTAATTCTAACACGAAATAAACAACAACAGAGTGGATATATATAGAGAAATAGTATGTAATGAAGCCTCTCTCTCACCTGCCATAATTTAgcttcaacaccttcaacagatGCAGCTCCTCTCTTTATTTCTTCAGCTAGCTTTGCAACATGTCCATACATGGAATAGTAACTGCGAATGGATAAAAACAACTAAACTGCTTTATAACGGTCATTCTTTGTAAGTTAAAACTTTGAGATTAAAACACTTTTGACTCGAGTGGTAGATTTTTTCTGACAACAAGAAATGTTTAAACCGAAACGCAGGCCAACATAAAATGGCATTGGCATAAATGCTAAGAACAATTGACATTACAAGCTTGTGTGAGATTTTTGCAAATTTACAATCGAGCAGTCTAATTGAGTGTTGAAAGAAGCAAAATTTCCACTACCATACTTTCTGACAACCTAAAAATACACATCTAAATGTAATTGCTTCCATAGCTCAACCCATGCCACTAGAGTGCATCCTATTAATGTCTTGATCGGGGCCAGAAGCACATAATACGATATAATTTCATGCTCCGATCCAAAAATGAGATTTAAGTGTCACCTATGCTAATACAACTAAATCGATCCAAGTTCAGTTTTGATCGAATTACCAATGGTTCACCGTAAGCAGGATGCACTGCAGAACTTTAAAAACGGATCATTATTTGAGAATTTTGTATCAAGTCAACTCTTTTTGATCACTCATGTGAGTACTAAAAAGAATATAGCAAGTTCAAAAGCAACTGATTTACACCATTCAATTTGAATCAGAGACTACAATTTTAAAATCACATTCTTTCGCAAGGACCGATGAGAATTTTCTCGGCAACCAATCAGATTTTAGGGGATTCAGCTCTGGATCTAACAAATGATGGGGTTTCTTCCAGATTCTCATCAATCACATACAAATTACATCCAAATTATGACAGCAAACAGAAAACCCAGAATAATACAAAGATCAAATCGTAATAGAAATGAAAACTttcgtagagagagagagagagagaggaacgtACATAATGTAAACTTTTGTTGTAGCCGCCATTGGTTAGTCAAAGGATGCT is drawn from Rutidosis leptorrhynchoides isolate AG116_Rl617_1_P2 unplaced genomic scaffold, CSIRO_AGI_Rlap_v1 contig210, whole genome shotgun sequence and contains these coding sequences:
- the LOC139881923 gene encoding probable NAD(P)H dehydrogenase (quinone) FQR1-like 1 — protein: MYGHVAKLAEEIKRGAASVEGVEAKLWQVPETLTEEVLGKMSAPPKSDVAIIKPDELPEADGFVFGFPTRFGMMAAQFKAFFDATGGLWRTQQLAGKPAGIFYSTGSQGGGQETTALTAITQLVHHGMIFVPIGYTFGAGMFEMENVKGGSPYGAGTYAGDGSRQPTELELEQAFHQGKYIAAITKKLKGAA